From one bacterium genomic stretch:
- the larC gene encoding nickel pincer cofactor biosynthesis protein LarC, with product MRILIFDPFAGISGDMILGGLVDLGLDPDWLRDFVGSLGLGPVGVEVARVQRRGIACAHVRFDLPHEHAHRHLSDILEIVDRAAAPESVRQRAAAVFRRLAEAEAAIHGVSVERVHFHEVGALDAILDVLCAVAGVEQLGFEDFATRPVELGSGWVRIEHGQFPVPAPAALRLLEGLPVRDSGFEGECTTPTGAAILAELTGGRPAPDAFVLRGTGFGAGTRDPGDRPNCLRLIAAEVAPPAERLVLVQADIDDLPPEYAPPALDAILAAGALDTVVLPLAMKKGRPGLRLEALAPESALDAVLGALFRATPTIGARYWAVTRPALARAESVREWRGQRIRFKQVRLPDGTQRSKPEYEDVVRAADALGLAPFQVRAALEENGGAGGDATS from the coding sequence TTGCGCATCCTCATCTTCGACCCCTTCGCCGGGATCAGCGGGGACATGATCCTGGGAGGGCTGGTCGACCTCGGCCTGGACCCGGACTGGCTCCGCGACTTCGTCGGCTCGCTGGGGCTGGGGCCGGTCGGCGTCGAGGTCGCGCGCGTGCAGAGACGGGGAATCGCCTGCGCCCACGTGCGCTTCGACCTCCCCCACGAGCACGCGCACCGTCACCTGTCCGACATCCTGGAGATCGTGGACAGGGCGGCGGCCCCCGAGTCGGTGCGCCAGCGGGCGGCGGCCGTGTTCCGGCGCCTCGCCGAAGCCGAAGCCGCGATCCACGGCGTGAGCGTCGAGCGCGTGCACTTCCACGAGGTCGGCGCCCTCGATGCGATCTTGGACGTGCTCTGCGCCGTGGCGGGCGTGGAACAGCTCGGGTTCGAGGACTTCGCGACCCGTCCCGTCGAGCTGGGCTCCGGCTGGGTCCGGATCGAGCACGGCCAGTTCCCCGTGCCGGCGCCGGCGGCGCTCAGGCTCCTGGAAGGGCTGCCCGTCCGCGACTCCGGCTTCGAGGGCGAGTGCACCACGCCCACTGGCGCCGCGATCCTCGCGGAGCTGACCGGCGGCCGGCCGGCACCCGACGCGTTCGTGCTGCGCGGCACCGGCTTCGGCGCCGGGACCAGGGACCCCGGAGATCGGCCGAACTGTCTCCGCCTGATCGCGGCCGAGGTCGCGCCGCCTGCCGAGCGCCTCGTGCTCGTCCAGGCCGACATCGATGACCTCCCGCCGGAGTACGCGCCGCCGGCGCTGGACGCGATCCTGGCCGCCGGCGCGCTGGACACGGTGGTCCTCCCGCTCGCGATGAAGAAAGGCCGGCCCGGCCTGCGCCTGGAGGCCCTCGCCCCCGAGTCCGCGCTGGACGCGGTTCTCGGGGCCCTGTTCCGCGCCACGCCCACCATCGGCGCCCGGTACTGGGCCGTCACCAGGCCGGCGCTGGCGCGTGCGGAATCCGTCCGGGAATGGCGGGGTCAGAGGATCCGGTTCAAGCAGGTCCGGCTCCCCGACGGCACACAACGGAGTAAACCCGAGTATGAAGATGTCGTGCGCGCAGCAGACGCACTGGGCCTGGCGCCGTTCCAGGTCCGCGCCGCCCTCGAAGAGAACGGGGGGGCCGGTGGCGATGCAACATCCTGA
- a CDS encoding glutamate--tRNA ligase has product MPSSHADTVRTRFAPSPTGSLHVGNARVAVLNWLFAKKHNGVFILRIEDTDVERNVPGAEAEMIEDLLWLGLEWQEGPGVEGPYGEGPVGPYRQSQRGPLYRDTAAKLLESGAAFRCYCTEEELEAKRRAALARGETPRYDGTCRHLTAAEAARYEREGRQPAIRFRVPESGTIEVHDVVRGTVRFDASTLGDFVILRSDGQPTYNFAVVVDDLAMRITHVIRGVGHLSNTPRQVLLYEALGATPPVFAHVPTVLGPDRQKLSKRHGARPLADYRREGYHPDAMVNYLSLLGWSSPSGEEFLTRERLINEISLERIGQSDVVFDPEKLRWLSQRHIERMPLPELVEAVSAYVDRERFPLGDDVLPAAVAAVRSHLSTFSEINEHLAPFVSPLDDAGRAARDAALADPEARSVVEAARRRLAELEPWEEGAVGEAVRALGRELGVAGRRLYEPLRLALIGRPHGPPLAATAFVLGRAVTLQRLDEALAARGASHPTPAPPTP; this is encoded by the coding sequence ATGCCTTCCTCACACGCTGATACGGTCCGCACCCGGTTCGCGCCGAGCCCCACCGGCAGCCTGCACGTGGGCAACGCGCGGGTCGCCGTGTTGAACTGGCTCTTCGCAAAGAAACACAACGGCGTGTTCATCCTGCGCATCGAGGACACCGACGTCGAACGGAACGTCCCGGGCGCCGAGGCCGAGATGATCGAGGATCTCCTGTGGCTCGGCCTCGAGTGGCAGGAGGGGCCGGGCGTCGAAGGGCCCTATGGGGAAGGGCCGGTGGGGCCGTACCGCCAGAGCCAACGCGGCCCGCTCTACCGCGACACGGCGGCGAAACTGCTCGAGAGCGGCGCGGCGTTCCGGTGCTACTGCACGGAGGAAGAGCTCGAGGCGAAGCGGCGGGCCGCACTGGCGCGGGGCGAGACGCCTCGCTACGACGGCACGTGCCGCCACCTCACTGCGGCCGAGGCGGCGCGCTACGAACGCGAAGGGCGCCAGCCCGCCATCCGCTTCCGGGTCCCCGAGAGCGGCACGATCGAGGTGCACGATGTGGTGCGCGGCACCGTCCGGTTCGACGCTTCCACCCTGGGCGACTTCGTGATCCTGCGGTCCGACGGGCAGCCGACCTACAACTTCGCCGTCGTCGTGGACGACCTCGCCATGCGGATCACGCACGTGATCCGCGGCGTGGGGCACCTGTCCAACACGCCGCGCCAGGTCCTCCTGTACGAGGCGCTCGGCGCGACGCCGCCCGTGTTCGCCCACGTGCCCACCGTCCTGGGGCCGGATCGGCAGAAGCTGTCCAAGCGACACGGCGCCCGCCCGCTCGCGGATTACCGCCGGGAGGGCTACCACCCCGACGCGATGGTCAACTACCTGTCGCTGCTCGGGTGGTCCAGCCCTTCGGGTGAGGAGTTCCTCACGAGGGAGCGGCTGATCAACGAGATCTCGCTCGAGAGGATCGGGCAGTCCGATGTGGTCTTCGACCCCGAGAAGCTGCGCTGGCTCTCCCAGCGACACATCGAGCGCATGCCGCTCCCGGAACTGGTTGAGGCGGTGAGCGCGTACGTGGACCGGGAGCGTTTTCCCCTCGGGGACGATGTGCTGCCCGCGGCCGTCGCGGCGGTGCGCAGCCACCTCTCCACCTTCTCCGAGATCAACGAGCACCTGGCTCCGTTCGTCTCTCCGCTGGACGATGCAGGCCGTGCCGCCCGGGATGCCGCGCTCGCCGACCCGGAGGCCCGATCGGTCGTCGAGGCGGCGCGGCGGCGGCTCGCGGAGCTGGAGCCGTGGGAGGAGGGCGCCGTGGGCGAGGCCGTACGCGCGCTGGGGAGGGAGCTGGGTGTCGCGGGCCGCCGCCTCTACGAGCCGCTCCGGCTAGCGTTGATCGGCCGGCCGCACGGCCCTCCCCTGGCCGCCACCGCCTTCGTGCTGGGGCGGGCCGTGACGCTCCAGCGCCTGGACGAGGCCCTGGCCGCGCGCGGCGCCAGCCACCCCACTCCCGCTCCACCCACCCCCTGA